In Canis lupus familiaris isolate Mischka breed German Shepherd chromosome 9, alternate assembly UU_Cfam_GSD_1.0, whole genome shotgun sequence, a single window of DNA contains:
- the C9H9orf116 gene encoding UPF0691 protein C9orf116 homolog isoform X1, whose protein sequence is MSEPSPRECAAAEEPPAPAGPPPRTSDYYCVDENLPVRFNNPAWFRGYGTKEPVSMYRTSNQAYGSRAPTVHEMPKVFYPNSSKFSRQLAAGGMFRNNTFNVYMEKSIVTGPDNYITSYDRFNFHPSYNINRPSICD, encoded by the exons ATGTCGGAGCCGAGCCCCCGAGAGTGCGCGGCGGCCgaggagccccccgcccccgcggggcCCCCGCCGAGGACCAGCGACTACTACTGCGTGGACGAGAACCTGCCCGTCAGGTTCAACAACCCGGCGTGGTTCCGGGGCTACGG GACCAAGGAGCCTGTCTCCATGTACAGGACCAGTAACCAAGCTTACGGGAGCAGGGCCCCCACCGTGCATGAGATGCCG AAAGTATTTTATCCAAATTCAAGTAAGTTTTCCAGACAACTTGCAGCAGGTGGAATGTTCCGGAACAACACTTTCAATGTCTACATGGAGAAGAGCATCGTGACAGGTCCCGACAACTACATCACCTCCTATGACCGGTTCAACTTCCACCCCAGTTACAACATCAATAGGCCATCTATCTGTGATTGA
- the C9H9orf116 gene encoding UPF0691 protein C9orf116 homolog isoform X2: protein MSEPSPRECAAAEEPPAPAGPPPRTSDYYCVDENLPVRFNNPAWFRGYGTKEPVSMYRTSNQAYGSRAPTVHEMPQVECSGTTLSMSTWRRAS, encoded by the exons ATGTCGGAGCCGAGCCCCCGAGAGTGCGCGGCGGCCgaggagccccccgcccccgcggggcCCCCGCCGAGGACCAGCGACTACTACTGCGTGGACGAGAACCTGCCCGTCAGGTTCAACAACCCGGCGTGGTTCCGGGGCTACGG GACCAAGGAGCCTGTCTCCATGTACAGGACCAGTAACCAAGCTTACGGGAGCAGGGCCCCCACCGTGCATGAGATGCCG CAGGTGGAATGTTCCGGAACAACACTTTCAATGTCTACATGGAGAAGAGCATCGTGA